The Fusarium oxysporum Fo47 chromosome II, complete sequence genome includes a region encoding these proteins:
- a CDS encoding Intradiol ring-cleavage dioxygenase, producing MPSFKSLLTTFAVAASIASAHPGHDIAHEAAERREFLSSVKRSSLAHCAPKLRARGVEARNIARRSAQVNKARQKRSLKKRDADTALNTSHNKTDQGFSPCTAPSVLFASINSCVLTPEVTQGPYYVAGEYVRENIIEDQEGLNIVLDYQVIDVETCDPVPNVYLEMWHCNSTGVYSGVVANGNGDSSDEANIDKTWLRGIQKTDSDGVAQFESIFPGHYTSRATHIHVMVHANATLLANQTLGRDNYASHVGQAFFDQDLISQVETLEPYASNTQELTLNEDDGILSEETKTDGVDPFMEYTLLGDSISDGLFAWLAFGINSTQSSSVSPAVYYYKEGGVANENSGGGMGGSPPSGAAPGGTPPAKIDE from the exons ATGCCTTCTTTCAAGAGCCTCCTCACCACCTTTGCCGTCGCGGCTAGTATCGCCTCGGCCCATCCAGGACATGACATTGCTCACGAAGCCGCTGAACGTCGCGAGTTTCTCAGCTCTGTGAAGCGATCTTCACTCGCCCACTGCGCTCCCAAGCTTCGAGCtcgtggtgttgaagctCGCAACATCGCTCGTCGTTCGGCCCAGGTTAACAAGGCTCGCCAGAAGcgaagcttgaagaagcgCGATGCTGATACCGCCTTGAACACCTCTCACAACAAGACTGATCAAGGTTTCAGCCCTTGCACTGCCCCTTCGGTACTGTTTGCCAGCATCAACTCTTGTGTTTTGACTCCTGAAGTTACTCAGGGTCCTTACT ACGTGGCCGGCGAATACGTTCGTGAGAACATCATTGAAGATCAAGAGGGTCTCAACATTGTCCTCGATTACCAGGTCATCGACGTCGAAACCTGCGATCCTGTCCCCAACGTTTACCTCGAGATGTGGCACTGCAACTCCACTGGCGTGTACTCTGGTGTCGTTGCCAACGGCAATGGCGATAGCTCTGATGAGGCCAACATTGACAAGACTTGGCTTCGAGGCATCCAAAAGACCGACTCTGATGGTGTTGCTCAGTTCGAGTCTATCTTCCCTGGTCACTACACCAGCCGTGCTACTCACATCCACGTCATGGTTCATGCCAACGCGACTCTCCTTGCCAACCAAACTCTCGGCCGAGACAACTACGCCAGCCACGTTGGGCAAGCCTTCTTCGACCAAGACCTCATCTCCCAAGTCGAGACCCTCGAGCCTTATGCTTCCAACACCCAGGAACTCACTCTCAACGAAGACGATGGTATTCTGAGCgaagagaccaagaccgATGGTGTCGATCCCTTCATGGAGTACACTCTTCTCGGCGACAGCATCAGCGACGGTCTTTTCGCTTGGCTCGCCTTCGGCATCAACTCCACCCAGTCCAGCTCTGTCTCTCCTGCTGTCTACTACTACAAGGAGGGAGGTGTTGCCAACGAGAACTCCGGTGGCGGTATGGGCGGATCTCCTCCTTCTGGCGCTGCTCCTGGAGGTACACCTCCGGCCAAGATTGACGAGTAA
- a CDS encoding uncharacterized protein (expressed protein): MSRICLYVLYLLQNCNILTAREEPAQNCLRRQRGTASETKRYSATYSCIVCFLAAIYRLVQPGHEKEQMQMQIKLYAFRCLVVSRCSGLP; encoded by the coding sequence ATGTCTCGGATATGCCTGTATGTACTGTACCTCTTACAGAACTGTAATATTCTCACGGCACGGGAGGAACCAGCTCAAAACTGCTTACGACGACAACGGGGCACAGCTTCAGAGACAAAAAGGTACAGCGCAACATATTCATGCATTGTTTGCTTTTTGGCAGCAATCTACCGCCTTGTTCAACCCGGGcacgaaaaagaacaaatGCAAATGCAGATAAAGCTTTATGCATTTAGATGTCTTGTTGTCAGTCGTTGCTCCGGGCTCCCGTAA
- a CDS encoding Endoribonuclease L-PSP/chorismate mutase-like protein: MSHLTYYNYEGVGKTNNKEYSYSQAVRVGNTIKCSGQGGWDSEGNIDKEDLKGQIDLAFKNVEKNLKDAGARGWADVHSVRSYHISLSGSFDLMVEQFRKWMPDHQPTWTCVGVTELGIPGMIVEIEVEATIQQ; encoded by the coding sequence atgtctcATCTGACCTACTACAACTACGAGGGTGTCGGCAAGACCAACAACAAAGAATACTCCTACTCACAAGCTGTCCGCGTCGGCAACACCATCAAATGCTCCGGCCAAGGCGGATGGGACAGCGAAGGCAACATTGACAAAGAAGATCTCAAGGGTCAAATTGACCTTGCGTTCAAGAACGTTGAGAAGAACCTCAAAGACGCTGGTGCAAGGGGTTGGGCAGATGTTCACTCCGTCAGAAGCTATCACATTTCCCTCTCGGGCTCTTTTGACCTCATGGTAGAGCAGTTTCGGAAGTGGATGCCTGATCATCAGCCAACTTGGACTTGTGTGGGTGTTACGGAGTTGGGTATTCCTGGCATGatcgtcgagatcgaggTGGAGGCCACTATCCAGCAGTAA
- a CDS encoding uncharacterized protein (domain of unknown function-domain containing protein), which produces MTFTDPVNPDAIRAMFASALSSMYRREVPQYGTLLKLVSDINHQKHQPIEPRIEVERHGAIRLGTPEELAMMRRLFAVMGMHPVGYYDLTVANLPVHATCFRPLTQEALAYNPFRVFTSLLRLELIEDETLRTQAADILRKRNIFTDRCVELIEIFESQKYFSKDVSEEFIKEALETFRWHKTSTVDMKTYKALREAHPLIADVVCFKGPHINHLTPRVLDIETAQVEMLRYGLQAKDAIEGPPPRLCPILLRQTSFLALDEAIAFSEGEETGGSHKARFGEIEQRGMALTPKGRRLYDDLINEWRGSVAELTSDAKSGSKEQILAEVFQKFPDDLEIIRKEDLAYFTYSPVSKLPKDSDASIDSLVSSGAVKTEPITYEDFLPVSAAGIFHSNLGEDGGLSHVAEADQGSFEKSLGCQVKREFELYSEMQEVSIRGCLER; this is translated from the coding sequence ATGACATTCACAGACCCAGTCAATCCAGATGCTATCAGGGCCATGTTTGCCTCTGCCCTGTCGAGTATGTATCGACGTGAAGTTCCTCAATACGGCACACTCCTCAAGCTTGTATCCGATATcaaccaccaaaaacatcaacCCATCGAACCCCGTATCGAGGTTGAACGCCACGGAGCTATCAGACTTGGAACGCCAGAAGAACTAGCCATGATGCGGCGATTATTTGCTGTAATGGGCATGCATCCTGTTGGCTACTACGACCTTACTGTCGCCAATCTCCCAGTTCACGCAACGTGCTTTCGACCTCTCACACAAGAAGCTCTGGCTTACAACCCTTTTCGGGTATTTACATCTTTATTGCggcttgagctcatcgaggACGAGACACTCCGGACACAGGCTGCCGATATCTTGCGAAAACGCAACATCTTTACAGATCGATGTGTGGAATTGATTGAAATATTCGAGTCACAAAAGTATTTCTCAAAAGATGTTTCAGAAGAATTCATAAAAGAAGCCCTCGAAACCTTTCGATGGCACAAAACATCAACAGTTGACATGAAAACATACAAAGCTCTTCGAGAAGCACATCCCTTGATCGCAGACGTCGTCTGTTTCAAAGGACCTCACATCAACCATCTCACGCCCCGGGTCCTCGATATCGAAACAGCACAAGTTGAAATGCTTCGATATGGCCTTCAAGCCAAAGACGCCATAGAAGGACCTCCACCAAGACTCTGTCCTATCCTCCTTCGCCAGACAAGTTTTTTAGCCCTTGATGAAGCGATTGCTTTttcagaaggagaagaaactggaggaAGTCACAAGGCGAGATTTGGAGAGATTGAACAGCGAGGAATGGCTTTGACGCCCAAGGGAAGACGTCTATACGATGATCTTATCAACGAGTGGCGAGGATCTGTGGCCGAGCTCACGTCTGATGCCAAGTCTGGTTCGAAGGAGCAAATTCTTGCAGAGGTTTTCCAGAAGTTCCCTGATGACTTGGAAATCATTCGAAAAGAGGATCTTGCATATTTTACATACAGCCCTGTTTCTAAGCTACCAAAAGACTCTGATGCGAGCATCGACAGTCTTGTCAGCTCTGGGGCCGTTAAGACTGAGCCGATTACATATGAGGATTTCTTGCCTGTCAGTGCCGCTGGAATCTTTCATTCAAACctaggagaagatggcgggTTGAGCCATGTCGCAGAAGCGGATCAGGGCTCTTTCGAGAAGAGTCTTGGATGTCAGGTCAAGAGGGAATTTGAGCTGTACAGTGAAATGCAGGAAGTGTCGATTCGAGGATGTTTGGAGAGATAA
- a CDS encoding arylamine N-acetyltransferase 4: MTSAYSQEQLSQFLEHINLPKALREDIRPSLMLLKALHTHSLATFPYENLSLHYNATHSIDLDPQHLFRKMVTDKRGRGGFCMEIAILYNHILRAIGFDAYTAGVRTRGRLEGVPTGDYPGWNHIVNIITFPDDSKYHSDVAFGGDGATMPMPLIDDLVHENLGTQQIRLKRDWIPHQVHKTEETKLWIYQYRNGQDKEWNSFYSFPGIEFFALDWDVVNWWINTHADSHQLRNVLTIKFLLRPVESEASFEGEMEIYGKRMLVNGVVKENLGGKTQIITTCNTEGERVEALEKYFQISLTNEEKEDIRGYVSELRGTMP, translated from the exons ATGACTTCAGCATATAGTCAAGAGCAACTGTCACAGTTCCTCGAGCATATCAATCTTCCTAAAGCGCTGCGAGAAGACATTCGGCCTTCGTTGATGCTCTTGAAAGCGTTGCACACTCACTCACTCGCTACATTCCCGTATGAAAACCTATCTCTGCACTATAATGCGACTCATAGCATCGACCTcgatcctcaacatcttTTTCGAAAGATGGTGACGGATAAACGTGGCCGTGGCGGTTTCTGTATGGAAATTGCCATCTTGTACAACCATATTCTTCGGGCTATTGGATTCGATGCATATACTGCTGGGGTACGAACTCGGGGGAGACTTGAGGGCGTCCCGACTGGAGACTATCCAGGCTG GAACCATATCGTGAATATCATCACTTTCCCGGATGACAGCAAATACCATTCTGACGTAGCATTCGGAGGTGACGGCGCCACGATGCCAATGCCACTCATCGACGACTTAGTACACGAGAACCTTGGAACCCAGCAAATTCGACTCAAGAGAGATTGGATACCTCATCAAGTCCACAAGACAGAAGAGACCAAACTCTGGATCTATCAGTATCGGAACGGTCAAGACAAGGAGTGGAACTCTTTCTACTCGTTTCCAGGTATCGAGTTCTTTGCTTTGGACTGGGACGTCGTCAACTGGTGGATCAACACTCACGCGGATAGCCATCAGCTACGCAATGTGTTGACTATCAAGTTTCTGCTTCGACCTGTGGAGAGTGAGGCAAGCTTCGAAGGGGAGATGGAGATTTATGGAAAGAGAATGCTTGTGAATGGGGTTGTTAAAGAGAACCTGGGCGGAAAGACACAGATCATCACCACTTGCAATACAGAAGGGGAGCGTGTAGAAGCTCTTGAGAAGTATTTCCAGATATCTCTCACcaatgaagaaaaggaggaTATTCGCGGCTATGTGTCAGAGCTCAGAGGCACTATGCCATAA
- a CDS encoding aldehyde dehydrogenase domain-containing protein: MASTTSITLPNGKKYDQPTGLFINNEYVAASGDEFTVTNPVTEEEVIKLKGASKEDVDKAVQAARKAFEGEWSELAAVDRGAFLYKLADLIDRDRELIAAIDAFDNGKPFSACLAGDLDESYNVFRYYAGAADKISGKTIETSPAKLAYVLQEPLGVCGQIIPWNFPFMMLAWKVAPALACGNTVILKPAEQTPLSALYFGNLVKEAGLPAGVVNVLPGLGPQTGKAIAGHMDIDKVAFTGSTNTGRAIMKDAANNLKNITLECGGKSPSIVFADAELEQAVKWCHFGIMDNKGEVCTSTSRIYVHEDIYDKFLEKFVAVTKENDKLGSPFEEATVQGPQVSKTQFDRVISYIEEGRKSGARLLYGGSKHGDKGYYLQPTVFADTTEDMKIMKEEIFGPVVSIAKFSTDEEAIAKANDTSYGLAAALFTEKISRAHKVARKLQAGMVWINSSGDSHFGIPFGGYKSSGIGRELGQYALDAYTQSKAIHVNLGFEL; encoded by the exons ATGGCATCAACTACTTCAATCACATTGCCCAACGGCAAGAAGTACGACCAACCAACAggtctcttcatcaacaacgagtATGTCGCTGCTTCAGGCGACGAGTTCACAGTGACAAACCCAGT caccgaggaagaagtcatcaagctcaagggaGCTTCAAAAGAAGACGTCGACAAGGCCGTCCAAGCTGCGCGCAAAGCTTTCGAGGGTGAATGGTCAGAGCTCGCTGCTGTAGACCGCGGCGCATTCCTCTACAAGCTTGCTGATCTCATTGATCGCGATCGCGAGCTCATCGCTGCTATTGACGCCTTTGACAATGGCAAG CCTTTCAGCGCTTGTCTCGCTGGCGATCTCGACGAGTCGTACAATGTCTTCCGTTACTACGCTGGTGCCGCCGACAAGATCAGCGGCAAGACAATTGAGACATCTCCCGCTAAGCTCGCATACGTACTCCAGGAGCCTCTTGGTGTCTGCGGACAGATTATCCCGTGGAACTTCCCTTTCATGATGCTCGCTTGGAAGGTCGCGCCAGCCCTGGCATGCGGCAACACCGTCATCCTCAAGCCCGCCGAGCAGACACCTCTGTCCGCTTTATACTTCGGTAACCTTGTCAAGGAGGCTGGTCTCCctgctggtgttgtcaaTGTCCTACCGGGTCTCGGTCCCCAGACTGGAAAGGCTATCGCTGGACACATGGACATTGACAAGGTTGCGTTTACAGGCAGCACCAATACTGGTAGGGCTATCATGAAGGATGCTGCGAATAACCTGAAGAACATCACGCTTGAGTGTGGTGGTAAGAGTCCTTCAATTGTCTTTGCGGATGCAGAGCTGGAGCAGGCTGTTAAGTGGTGCCACTTCGGCATCATGGATAACAAGGGAGAG GTTTGTACATCCACCTCGAGAATCTACGTGCACGAGGACATCTACGACAAGTTCCTCGAGAAGTTCGTCGCGGTCACAAAGGAGAATGACAAGCTCGGCTCTCCCTTCGAAGAGGCAACAGTCCAAGGTCCTCAGGTCTCCAAGACCCAATTCGATCGAGTCATCTCATATATTGAGGAGGGGCGTAAGTCTGGTGCTAGACTGCTTTACGGTGGAAGCAAGCACGGTGACAAGGGTTACTACCTCCAGCCCACAGTCTTTGCAGAC ACCACTGAGGATATGAAGAttatgaaggaggagatctTTGGCCCAGTCGTatccatcgccaagttcTCAACAGACGAGGAAGCTATCGCCAAAGCCAATGATACATCCTACGGTCTTGCAGCCGCTCTATTCACAGAGAAGATCTCAAGGGCACATAAGGTCGCTCGCAAACTTCAGGCTGGCATGGTCTGGATCAACTCATCTGGCGATTCACACTTTGGTATTCCTTTTGGTGGGTACAAATCTTCTGGAATTGGGCGTGAATTGGGACAGTATGCGCTGGATGCGTATACTCAGTCCAAGGCTATTCACGTCAACCTGGGATTTGAGCTGTAG
- a CDS encoding Endoribonuclease L-PSP/chorismate mutase-like protein, translated as MSSVKYTTPPGFTQTLSDAVHYSQAVDLGNGHFKISGQGGWNSKGEISPDINKETEQTIQNVDDVLKAAGLRGWEDVYYVRSYHTDIDATLYPLAEALKKRIPNSRPGGVVLGVAKLALPGMRLEIEVDAKSSNSRGPSAKI; from the coding sequence ATGTCCTCAGTAAAATATACCACTCCTCCCGGCTTCACCCAAACCCTCTCTGACGCCGTCCACTACTCCCAAGCCGTAGATCTCGGCAACGGCCACTTCAAAATCTCAGGCCAAGGCGGCTGGAATTCCAAAGGGGAAATATCCCCGGACATCAATAAAGAAACTGAACAGACAATTCAAAACGTCGATGATGTTCTCAAAGCAGCTGGTCTTCGTGGATGGGAAGACGTCTACTACGTACGCAGCTATCATACCGATATTGACGCCACACTATATCCTCTAGCTGAGGCTCTTAAGAAGCGAATTCCTAATAGTCGGCCTGGAGGTGTTGTGTTGGGTGTTGCGAAGTTAGCCCTGCCGGGTATGAGGCTGGAAATTGAGGTCGATGCTAAGAGTTCGAATTCAAGGGGGCCATCAGCGAAGATCTAA